The following are encoded in a window of Providencia rettgeri genomic DNA:
- the mdtD gene encoding multidrug transporter subunit MdtD — MFKTAKNMSGLPWIAAMAFFMQALDATILNTALPDIAKSLHHSPLAMQSAVVSYTLTVALLIPVSGWFADRFGTRHVFILAVSLFSFGSLLCALSPSLNFLVTSRVIQGIGGAMMMPVARLALIRAYPRSELLPILNFVTIPGLVGPILGPLLGGILVTYATWHWIFIINIPIGVLGIFYALKHMPDFKMPKRKFDTLGFLLFGIGLVMLSVSLDLFGDKTLSTSIPAAIVVSGFIFLLLYVFHARRIKHAIIPLNLFKTRTFSIGISGNIATRLGTGSIPFLMPLMLQVGFGYEAVVAGMMMAPLAIGSITAKSGVTKILTKYGYRNTLFVITVIIGAMIAQFSLQSPSMSIYLLIVPLFILGMVMSVQFTAMNTICLADLTDNNASAGNSMLAVTQQLSISFGIAVSAAILNFYDSQPNSNTVDNFHYTFITIGVITLISAFVFLLLSKTDGDNLIKGKAKKN, encoded by the coding sequence ATGTTCAAAACAGCTAAAAATATGTCAGGCCTTCCATGGATTGCAGCAATGGCCTTTTTTATGCAAGCCCTTGATGCCACTATTTTAAATACGGCTTTACCTGACATAGCCAAAAGCCTGCATCATTCGCCGCTTGCAATGCAATCTGCTGTTGTTAGCTATACTTTGACGGTAGCCTTACTCATTCCTGTTAGTGGATGGTTTGCTGATCGATTTGGTACTCGACATGTCTTTATTTTAGCCGTTTCATTATTTTCATTTGGCTCTTTGCTTTGTGCCCTTTCACCATCATTAAATTTTTTGGTCACTTCTCGAGTTATTCAAGGTATTGGTGGTGCAATGATGATGCCAGTGGCTCGATTAGCATTAATAAGAGCCTATCCACGTAGTGAGTTATTGCCTATATTAAACTTTGTGACAATACCTGGATTAGTCGGTCCAATACTAGGACCACTACTGGGCGGTATATTAGTTACTTATGCGACATGGCATTGGATATTTATTATTAATATTCCGATTGGTGTTTTGGGGATTTTTTATGCTTTAAAACACATGCCTGATTTTAAAATGCCGAAACGTAAATTTGATACTCTTGGTTTTTTACTCTTTGGTATTGGCTTAGTTATGCTTTCTGTTAGCCTAGATTTGTTTGGTGATAAAACACTATCGACCTCAATACCTGCAGCGATTGTTGTAAGCGGCTTTATTTTCTTATTACTGTATGTTTTCCATGCAAGACGTATTAAGCATGCAATCATCCCATTAAATTTATTTAAAACCCGAACATTTTCGATTGGCATCAGTGGCAATATTGCAACGCGTTTAGGAACTGGCAGTATTCCATTTTTAATGCCATTAATGTTACAAGTTGGTTTTGGCTATGAAGCGGTTGTGGCTGGAATGATGATGGCACCATTGGCGATTGGTTCAATAACCGCAAAATCTGGTGTGACAAAAATTCTCACCAAATATGGCTATCGTAATACATTATTTGTGATCACCGTGATTATTGGAGCAATGATTGCTCAGTTCTCATTGCAGTCCCCGAGTATGTCTATTTATCTGTTGATTGTACCGCTATTTATTTTAGGCATGGTGATGTCCGTACAATTCACCGCAATGAACACTATTTGTTTGGCAGATTTAACAGACAATAATGCAAGTGCAGGCAATAGTATGTTAGCCGTAACACAGCAGCTATCCATTAGTTTTGGCATTGCCGTGAGTGCCGCGATATTAAATTTCTATGATAGCCAACCCAATAGTAATACAGTGGATAATTTTCACTATACCTTTATAACTATTGGTGTGATTACACTGATTTCCGCTTTTGTCTTCTTATTATTAAGTAAAACCGATGGTGATAACTTAATTAAAGGGAAAGCGAAGAAAAATTAA
- a CDS encoding FadR/GntR family transcriptional regulator has protein sequence MELSKQQTASQKNRSYIIAENLGQQILTSAYLPDSILPSELELSEKFQASRTAIREAIKILAAKGMVLARPKIGTRVMPSSNWNFLDQDLLSWWANSEEQSVVIKHFKIVRLAIEPQACYLAAMHATTEQKQSLQLLANEMLLLAKEFDREHWVKVDYYFHLTIYKACANPFLISFANLFRSIYQRYFDVITDNEVIEVDIHQQLANAIIQGHSTKALDFCYKLLTVNEK, from the coding sequence ATGGAATTAAGTAAACAACAAACGGCCTCGCAAAAGAATCGTTCTTATATTATTGCAGAAAATCTGGGTCAACAGATCTTAACAAGTGCCTATTTACCTGATTCCATTTTACCAAGTGAATTAGAGTTATCAGAAAAATTCCAAGCTAGCCGAACAGCAATAAGAGAAGCCATTAAAATACTAGCTGCTAAAGGCATGGTATTAGCACGCCCCAAAATAGGAACTCGTGTTATGCCATCATCAAATTGGAATTTTTTGGATCAAGATCTCTTAAGCTGGTGGGCAAATAGCGAGGAACAATCGGTTGTTATTAAACATTTCAAAATTGTTCGCCTCGCAATTGAGCCCCAAGCTTGTTATCTTGCAGCTATGCATGCAACAACCGAACAAAAACAATCTTTACAGCTCTTAGCTAATGAAATGCTACTACTCGCAAAAGAATTTGATAGAGAACACTGGGTAAAAGTAGACTACTATTTTCACTTAACTATTTATAAAGCCTGTGCAAACCCTTTTTTAATCTCTTTCGCTAATTTATTTCGTTCTATTTATCAGCGCTATTTTGATGTTATTACTGACAACGAAGTCATTGAAGTGGATATCCACCAGCAATTGGCGAATGCCATTATTCAAGGTCACAGTACCAAAGCTCTCGATTTTTGCTATAAGTTATTAACAGTAAATGAAAAATAA